TTTAATCGTCTCGATCCAATCTACCAAAAAGATATTGGCTTCTATTTATTCCGTTTACCTCTTTTAGACAATTTAGAAAATTGCTTTCTTACCCTGTTGATTTCAGGCTCAATCTTAGCAGCCTTAGTTTATGTATTTAAAGGAACTATTCGCTTTGATTGGCAATGGAAAAGCTTAATCGTTGAGGACAATTGGCAAAAGCTCTTAACTAAACCAATCAAGGTTCATCTGAGTTTTTTACTGGCAGCGATCGCTCTTGATATTGCCGTTGATTTTTGGCTAGAGCGTTATGAACTACTCTATTCTTCTCAAGGCGTAGTTTGGGGTGCAGACTATACCAGTACCCATGCTCGCTTGCTGGCATTTTGGGTGATGATTATCGCTTCGGTGTTATTAGGGCTATGGTTAATTATTTCTACCTGGTCTGATAAACTCCAACTTCCCGTATACGGTATTGGTATATACGCCGTAGTTCTAATTCTTTTTAATGGGATCTATCCTGAGTTGCAGCAGCGTTTTGTGGTCGAACCCAACGAATTAGCCAAGGAGATGCCCTATATTAAGCATAATATTGAGTTTACGCGCTCGGCTTATGACTTAGACAAGATCGATACAAAAGATTACCAACTAAATTTAGCAGGCAACTCTAATCCTAATGTTCAGCAAGAAAACCAAGCCACCATTGATAATATTCCCCTGTGGGACTATCGCCCCTTACTAACTACCTACAGACAGCTACAGGAAATCCGTTTTTACTATAGATTCCTTGATGTTGATGTCGATCGCTACACCCTCAATGGCGATTATCGTCAGATAATGCTTTCTCCTAGAGAATTTGATTATAGTCAAGTTCCCTCCTCTGCCAAAACTTGGGTCAATCGCCGACTCAAGTATACTCATGGTTATGGCTTAGTCATGAACCCCGTCAATGAAGTCACTACCGATGGTCTGCCAGTCTTATTTGTCAAAAACATTCCTCCCGTCTCCCAAACAGATTTAGCAATTAAAGAGCCAGGTATTTACTATGGTGAGTTGACTCAAGACTATATCTATACGGGAATGAACACCGCCGAGTTTGACTATCCCCGTGGAGATGAAAATGCCTTTACAAAATACGATGGTGTAGGTGGTGTCCCCATTGGTAATTGGTTACGTAAGCTGGCATACGCCTATGACCAAGGCAGTTTAAAAATTCTCATTTCTAATTACTTCACCCCAAATTCTCGCATCCACTATCACCGACAAATATCAGAGCGAGTGCGCCATGTTGCTCCTTTTCTGCAATTCGACAATGACCCCTATATGGTGGTGGTAAACGGTAGACTCAATTGGATTATTGATGCCTATACTACAAGCGATCGCTATCCCTATTCCGAGGCCGTGGCTCATGAACAAAAAACAGAATTAATCACCGATAAAAATATTAACTACGTTCGTAGTCCCGCTAAAGTAGTTGTGGATGCCAAAGATGGCACAATGCAGTTTTACGTTGTCGATGAAAACGAGCCTGTCTTAAACACCTACCGCAAGATATTTCCCAATCTATTTAAGGGCAAAGATACTATTCCTCCAGAAATTCAGGCTCATTTTCGTTATCCCCAAGATTTATTTAAAGTTCAAGCTAGGATGTACTTGAGCTATCACATGGAAGATCCTCAAGTATTCTATAACCGTGAAGACGACTGGCGTTTTGCTACCGAACTTTATAATGATCAACAACAGCAGGTTGAACCTGATTATCTAATCATGAAGTTACCAGAAGAAACTAAAGAAGAATTTTCCTTAGTTCTCCCTTTTACTCCCGTCAACCGCGATAATATGATCGCCTGGATGGCTGCTCGTTCGGATGGCGATAATTACGGCAAACTTAGCCTTTATGAATTTCCTAAACAAGAATTAGTATATGGTCCTTTTCAGATCGCAGCCAGAATCGATCAAGATCCTGAAATTGCCCAACAAATAACCCTGTGGAGTCAAACAGGTTCTAGGGTAATTAGAGGAGATATTCTGGTCATTCCCATTGATGGTTCAATACTTTATGTCCAACCTTTATATCTTCGCGCTGCCAAAGGTCAGTTACCCGAACTCACCCGCATTATCGTCTCCTACGACAAACAAATCGTTATGACTCCCTCTCTAAGTCAATCTCTAGCTGCGGTATTTAAACAAGTCCCCACCCAATTAAATCCCTCCATAAATCCTGCTACAGTAGATCCTCCCCAGCAATCTGCATTAGAAATATATCAGCAAGCTCAACAAGCTTTACAAGAAGGAAACTGGGTAGAATATGGACGCTATCAACAACAGCTACAGGATATTTTACAAAAATCAAATTGATTAAATATTAACCAATATCTTCTGTTGGCAGACCAGCATCTCTTAAAATGCTTTTTAGGATGCCAACAGGCAAATCTTGATTACCGTCGTGAACAACATCATCAGGATGACTGCCATTGCTCCAGAAAACAATCCCAGAGTACTTTGGGAAAAAATAAGTTTAGCGCGATCGATTAAAATCAAGACAATACACATATAGGGTAAATACCAAAGATGTGGTGATGGAGTCGAAAAAATGCAGCTTACAAAACTGTAATTTTCAGGACAAATTTGCCCAAGTCTCACAAAATTTAACAAACTGTAGGGGATAGTCCAGATAAGGCAGGGAACAATTAGCCTTTTTATTCTTTCTAAAGGCTTGTTCTGACGGTTAGATATAGTAGCAAAATAGGATGAAATAATAATAAAAAAGATTAATCCACCATAAGCAATCTCTCGTCCAGGTAAGTTTCCTGAATGAAACCAAACAATTCCTAAGGCACTAATAATCCTTAATGATTCAATGTCATTCCTCATATATGTAAAGCAGTTATATCTTGAACATATTCTTCTGTGCTTCCAAACTATAAGTGCTTTTTTCTCGATTTGGGCGTATCGTCAATGACAAGAAAGCGATCGCTGCTCTCAGTTCCTGATGATTAAAAGAAATCATTTCAGCTTTTTACTTTATGTTGTGGCTATAGAGCAGATCCAGACATTAAAAAAAATTAACCCCTCTTCAAGTAGAATTTTTTTATGTCGAATATCTGAAATATTAGTTATAAAGGACTAGTTATGTTAAATATTAA
This DNA window, taken from Pleurocapsa sp. FMAR1, encodes the following:
- a CDS encoding UPF0182 family membrane protein; this translates as MQFKQKIIVTLIFIAIAILTLVSTAVHLLTESWWFAAVGFESIFWQRIIWQVAIWLVTFTVFVGFLGFNYWLALKFTGDRRFRFLESNEFEPYTAKIANYTATLLIFLTSLTIANLSAAYWEQILQFFHASKFNRLDPIYQKDIGFYLFRLPLLDNLENCFLTLLISGSILAALVYVFKGTIRFDWQWKSLIVEDNWQKLLTKPIKVHLSFLLAAIALDIAVDFWLERYELLYSSQGVVWGADYTSTHARLLAFWVMIIASVLLGLWLIISTWSDKLQLPVYGIGIYAVVLILFNGIYPELQQRFVVEPNELAKEMPYIKHNIEFTRSAYDLDKIDTKDYQLNLAGNSNPNVQQENQATIDNIPLWDYRPLLTTYRQLQEIRFYYRFLDVDVDRYTLNGDYRQIMLSPREFDYSQVPSSAKTWVNRRLKYTHGYGLVMNPVNEVTTDGLPVLFVKNIPPVSQTDLAIKEPGIYYGELTQDYIYTGMNTAEFDYPRGDENAFTKYDGVGGVPIGNWLRKLAYAYDQGSLKILISNYFTPNSRIHYHRQISERVRHVAPFLQFDNDPYMVVVNGRLNWIIDAYTTSDRYPYSEAVAHEQKTELITDKNINYVRSPAKVVVDAKDGTMQFYVVDENEPVLNTYRKIFPNLFKGKDTIPPEIQAHFRYPQDLFKVQARMYLSYHMEDPQVFYNREDDWRFATELYNDQQQQVEPDYLIMKLPEETKEEFSLVLPFTPVNRDNMIAWMAARSDGDNYGKLSLYEFPKQELVYGPFQIAARIDQDPEIAQQITLWSQTGSRVIRGDILVIPIDGSILYVQPLYLRAAKGQLPELTRIIVSYDKQIVMTPSLSQSLAAVFKQVPTQLNPSINPATVDPPQQSALEIYQQAQQALQEGNWVEYGRYQQQLQDILQKSN
- a CDS encoding acyltransferase family protein; this translates as MRNDIESLRIISALGIVWFHSGNLPGREIAYGGLIFFIIISSYFATISNRQNKPLERIKRLIVPCLIWTIPYSLLNFVRLGQICPENYSFVSCIFSTPSPHLWYLPYMCIVLILIDRAKLIFSQSTLGLFSGAMAVILMMLFTTVIKICLLAS